In uncultured Desulfobacter sp., one DNA window encodes the following:
- a CDS encoding recombinase family protein, which produces MNMSPRVNQKVTPRHLKRQAYCYVRQSTLKQVFQNTESTKRQYALRERAIALGWPIVQIVTVDSDLGETATSVADRQGFQKLMTEVSLGRVGLVMGLEVSRLARNNADWSRLLEICAITDTLILDEEGVYDPTDFNDRLLLNMKGTFSEVELHVLRSRLRGGILSKARRGELKTRLPTGFIYDHNDKIMIDPDQQVQKSIRLFFDIFQRTGAAFATVKAFAKDDVKFPCRIHLGPDKGQLKWQRLTSSRAQVILKNPRYAGAYYYGRQRSRKNVDGSTTYFKVPRDEWRVLIKDAHPGYITWDQYEQNLRRLRQNAVAYNIADRKTSPREGPCLLQGLAICGKCGQRMTIRYKSQKKGKIDPVYLCQRHRIKRWESSCQYIPGATIDEAISKLLLESITLSDHTYSEIATILDNRGYKSGQGHRIDRRIVTAITHKYSLKTRYARLRATGKLTVDEVANLLGVTGATVRRWGKKGTIKTYPYNDRNGCLYENPGVNSPLMKNRSITD; this is translated from the coding sequence ATGAACATGTCACCTCGGGTCAATCAGAAAGTGACCCCAAGACATCTCAAAAGACAGGCCTACTGCTACGTCCGACAATCAACCCTCAAGCAGGTTTTTCAAAATACCGAGAGCACCAAGCGTCAGTATGCCCTGCGTGAGCGGGCCATCGCTTTGGGATGGCCTATAGTTCAAATTGTGACAGTGGACTCGGATTTAGGGGAAACGGCAACTTCAGTGGCCGACAGGCAAGGCTTTCAAAAGTTGATGACTGAGGTCAGTTTGGGGCGCGTGGGACTCGTGATGGGCCTGGAGGTTTCGCGGTTAGCCCGTAACAATGCGGACTGGTCCCGACTGTTGGAGATATGTGCCATTACCGACACTTTGATTTTAGATGAGGAAGGCGTCTACGATCCCACTGATTTTAACGATCGTTTGCTTCTAAACATGAAAGGCACGTTCTCCGAAGTGGAACTGCATGTATTGCGATCCCGGCTCAGAGGAGGTATTTTAAGCAAGGCTCGGCGGGGTGAATTGAAAACGCGCTTGCCCACCGGATTTATCTATGATCACAACGATAAAATCATGATTGATCCAGACCAACAGGTTCAAAAAAGCATTCGTTTGTTTTTCGATATTTTTCAACGCACTGGGGCAGCGTTTGCGACTGTAAAGGCGTTTGCCAAAGACGACGTCAAATTCCCTTGCCGAATCCATTTAGGCCCCGATAAAGGTCAGTTAAAATGGCAGCGATTAACCAGCAGCCGTGCCCAGGTGATTTTAAAGAACCCCCGTTATGCAGGCGCCTACTACTATGGTCGGCAAAGGTCTCGAAAAAACGTCGATGGGTCGACAACATATTTTAAGGTTCCTCGGGATGAATGGCGGGTTTTGATTAAAGATGCCCACCCGGGATATATCACCTGGGATCAATATGAACAGAATTTGCGCCGGTTACGGCAAAATGCAGTGGCCTATAACATCGCAGACCGAAAGACATCACCCAGGGAAGGGCCGTGCCTTTTGCAGGGATTGGCCATTTGCGGAAAATGTGGCCAGCGGATGACCATAAGATACAAATCTCAGAAAAAGGGCAAAATCGATCCGGTCTATTTATGCCAGCGTCACCGAATCAAAAGATGGGAAAGTAGTTGTCAGTATATCCCCGGTGCGACCATCGATGAGGCCATTAGCAAATTACTGCTTGAGTCAATAACGCTGAGTGACCATACTTACTCGGAAATAGCGACCATACTGGACAATCGGGGCTATAAATCAGGCCAAGGCCACCGTATCGATAGGCGAATCGTTACCGCGATCACTCACAAATACAGCCTCAAAACCCGTTATGCCAGATTACGGGCAACAGGCAAGCTGACTGTGGATGAAGTCGCAAACCTCTTGGGAGTGACAGGAGCGACGGTTCGGAGGTGGGGGAAAAAGGGGACCATCAAAACTTATCCTTATAATGATAGAAATGGGTGCCTTTACGAAAATCCGGGCGTCAACTCTCCGCTGATGAAAAATAGGAGCATAACAGACTGA
- a CDS encoding class I SAM-dependent methyltransferase, translated as MINDNKQRVCPVENAGSLDNSFRKWLQNPENILRPYIQPGMSVMDFGCGPGFFTMKMAQLVGAEGKVYAVDLQEGMLQKLKEKIRSTEIERRMHLHQCQENGIGVTKLFDFILAFYVVHELPNQEAFFHELKSIIKPDGKILIVEPPFHVSRKAFNKCIEKAMKIGFNVEKVTKILFSKAVLMSIV; from the coding sequence ATGATTAATGATAACAAACAACGTGTATGCCCGGTAGAAAATGCGGGTAGCCTGGACAATAGTTTTAGAAAATGGCTTCAGAATCCAGAAAACATTCTACGACCTTATATACAACCCGGCATGTCGGTAATGGATTTCGGTTGCGGTCCTGGTTTTTTCACAATGAAAATGGCTCAATTAGTAGGTGCAGAAGGGAAAGTGTATGCCGTTGATCTTCAGGAAGGTATGCTCCAAAAACTCAAAGAGAAAATCCGGTCAACGGAAATAGAAAGGCGGATGCATCTACATCAGTGCCAAGAAAACGGGATTGGGGTAACAAAATTGTTTGATTTTATACTGGCGTTTTACGTAGTTCATGAACTACCGAACCAAGAGGCCTTTTTTCATGAACTGAAATCTATTATTAAGCCAGATGGTAAAATATTAATTGTTGAACCTCCATTTCATGTATCAAGAAAAGCATTCAATAAATGTATAGAAAAAGCTATGAAAATAGGTTTCAATGTAGAAAAAGTGACAAAAATTTTATTTAGCAAAGCAGTATTGATGAGTATTGTTTAA
- a CDS encoding MarR family winged helix-turn-helix transcriptional regulator produces the protein MKKIKQKLHSVLKLAQQMETKPRKYGTDIMLTGVEIHLIELVGDNDNSSVTDVAKLYGVTKGAISQRFKKLEHEKLIKKDTDPTNSSRAIVNLTSKGKVAYFAHKHWHETMEGGYTEYWKTLEPEKIAVIEEFLTKIELFFQRMLEIE, from the coding sequence ATGAAAAAAATAAAACAAAAACTTCACTCTGTATTGAAGTTGGCTCAGCAAATGGAGACTAAACCGAGAAAATACGGAACAGATATCATGCTTACCGGTGTAGAAATTCATCTCATTGAGCTTGTCGGGGATAACGATAATTCAAGTGTGACTGATGTGGCAAAATTATATGGAGTTACTAAGGGTGCGATTTCACAGCGTTTCAAAAAATTGGAACATGAAAAGCTTATCAAAAAAGATACTGACCCGACCAACTCATCCAGGGCAATCGTAAACCTTACTTCAAAAGGCAAGGTAGCCTATTTTGCCCATAAACACTGGCATGAAACCATGGAAGGTGGTTACACGGAATATTGGAAAACACTTGAGCCGGAAAAAATTGCTGTTATTGAGGAGTTTCTAACCAAAATAGAATTGTTTTTTCAACGCATGCTTGAAATAGAATAG
- a CDS encoding AraC family transcriptional regulator: MKQFCEDCDGQIPDDLNSVLGASSLNRFSKKSLNLTPTINLRLHEILNCRYQGGSRRFFLESKALELFVHGFEQLKCNTRRNRDAYPFGIHTNDFIIQTQEILLGNMANPPSLTEIAGQVGVNKTKLNQCFRKVHGVSVFEYLRICRLEKAKDLLICGEKTVTEIALDVGYNHHCNFTTEFKKYFGVNPITYRK, encoded by the coding sequence ATGAAACAGTTTTGTGAGGATTGCGATGGTCAAATCCCTGATGACCTCAATTCTGTTTTGGGGGCTTCATCCTTAAACCGCTTTTCAAAGAAAAGTCTGAATCTAACCCCAACGATAAATTTACGGCTCCATGAAATATTGAATTGCCGGTATCAAGGCGGCAGCAGACGGTTTTTTCTTGAAAGCAAGGCATTAGAGCTTTTTGTCCATGGTTTTGAACAGCTCAAATGCAACACAAGGCGAAACCGGGATGCGTATCCTTTCGGTATTCATACTAATGATTTTATTATCCAGACCCAGGAAATATTATTGGGTAATATGGCGAACCCACCGTCCCTCACTGAAATTGCCGGGCAGGTCGGGGTTAACAAGACAAAACTCAACCAGTGCTTCCGTAAGGTCCATGGCGTCAGTGTATTTGAATATCTGCGTATTTGCCGGCTGGAAAAAGCAAAAGATTTATTGATTTGTGGGGAAAAAACCGTAACCGAAATTGCCCTGGACGTTGGATACAACCACCATTGTAACTTTACCACGGAATTTAAAAAATATTTTGGGGTAAATCCCATTACATACCGCAAATAA
- a CDS encoding TonB-dependent receptor, whose product MKTIIRKTLNEMLSVSLLIVLFGMSTIATAQAEETNKHETSLDAIVVTAQKTEENLRDVPLSVTVLDDLTLEDQQIKDLGDLYNYIPNVYSLGGAPSIRGIRADGTTQSVSAGLYVDGVPTTTGVGFLALMNGVERVEVLRGPQGTLYGKNTLAGVINVITKKPGNEREGNVYAEIGEDNKYEVGGFFNTPIIKDKFYVGFSGRFYQKDGLIENTYLNDTADDREDFYGKLYLRLTPTDKLDISLISSILEPDNGGFSQNLVSAENLFEVEYDVDEYNNISKDTHALNLSYQFDNFTLNSVTSYQKTTIETFRDMDYTSEAISYIKVDMPYETWAQELRLNGEKGKLKWLAGLYADKFEKSGGFSTTFVKTGFKYENYTDINENTIGIFGHLDYQLTDRFSVTFGLRYDDDHKESDDHVNNEYVEADYSSFSPKFALQYKINNQITTYATVAKGYKSGGFYMFAADGYPSNYDQETLWSYEVGVKSVLMDNRLMLNAAVYYMDHSDMQVLTTIDGDLGYVSNAASATSMGFELEGNFIINKNFSAFANLGISDSKFDEFSDAKGVYDNNDKTYAPHYTYAIGLKYRGDGGFYAGADVTGYGKSYLDNANESELHAYELVNVKIGYEWEHVDFYIYGKNILDKEYYQVLATQGSTVSFSDPREVGARLTYRF is encoded by the coding sequence ATGAAAACTATTATCAGGAAAACATTGAACGAAATGTTATCAGTCAGCTTGCTTATTGTCCTGTTTGGTATGTCAACTATTGCAACAGCCCAGGCAGAAGAAACTAATAAGCATGAAACCAGTTTGGACGCTATTGTGGTTACGGCCCAGAAAACCGAGGAAAATCTCCGGGATGTGCCGCTGAGTGTTACCGTGTTGGACGATCTTACCCTGGAAGATCAGCAAATCAAGGATCTTGGAGATCTATATAATTATATCCCTAATGTATATAGCTTAGGGGGGGCGCCTTCCATCAGGGGTATCCGGGCTGATGGGACTACCCAGTCTGTATCAGCAGGGCTCTATGTTGACGGCGTGCCGACCACAACCGGAGTTGGTTTTCTGGCCTTGATGAACGGCGTGGAGCGTGTGGAGGTACTACGGGGACCACAGGGGACCTTATACGGAAAAAATACCTTGGCCGGTGTTATTAACGTCATTACCAAAAAGCCGGGCAATGAGCGAGAGGGGAACGTGTATGCCGAAATCGGAGAAGATAACAAATACGAAGTCGGTGGGTTTTTCAACACCCCGATTATTAAGGATAAATTTTATGTTGGGTTTAGCGGAAGGTTTTATCAAAAAGACGGATTAATTGAGAACACTTATCTTAATGACACCGCCGATGACCGAGAAGACTTTTACGGCAAATTGTATCTGCGGCTGACACCCACGGACAAGCTGGACATTTCTCTGATATCTTCAATCTTGGAACCTGATAACGGTGGTTTTTCTCAAAACCTTGTTTCGGCTGAGAACCTTTTCGAAGTTGAATACGATGTGGATGAATACAATAATATTTCAAAAGATACACACGCGTTAAACCTCTCATATCAATTTGACAATTTTACGCTTAACTCCGTCACAAGCTACCAGAAAACAACAATAGAAACGTTCAGAGATATGGATTATACCTCAGAAGCAATAAGCTATATAAAGGTAGATATGCCATATGAAACCTGGGCACAAGAGTTGAGACTAAATGGGGAAAAGGGAAAACTGAAATGGCTGGCCGGTTTGTATGCAGATAAATTCGAAAAGTCAGGTGGATTTAGTACTACTTTCGTTAAGACAGGCTTCAAATATGAGAATTATACTGATATTAACGAAAACACAATTGGCATTTTTGGGCACTTGGACTACCAGCTTACCGATCGATTTTCCGTCACCTTTGGTCTTCGTTATGATGACGACCACAAAGAGAGCGACGACCATGTCAATAATGAATATGTAGAGGCGGATTATTCCTCCTTTTCCCCCAAATTTGCTCTGCAATACAAAATCAATAACCAGATCACGACCTATGCCACGGTGGCAAAGGGGTATAAAAGCGGCGGGTTTTATATGTTTGCTGCGGATGGGTATCCCTCAAATTATGACCAGGAAACGTTATGGAGCTATGAAGTCGGCGTTAAAAGCGTCTTGATGGATAACCGGCTGATGCTCAACGCCGCAGTTTATTATATGGATCATTCCGATATGCAGGTTTTAACAACAATAGATGGTGACTTGGGTTATGTGTCCAACGCAGCCAGCGCCACTTCTATGGGTTTTGAATTGGAGGGTAATTTTATTATCAATAAAAATTTTTCTGCCTTTGCCAATTTAGGTATCAGCGATTCGAAGTTTGACGAATTCAGCGATGCAAAGGGCGTTTATGATAACAATGACAAAACCTACGCCCCTCACTATACCTATGCGATTGGTTTAAAATATCGTGGAGATGGAGGCTTCTATGCCGGCGCGGACGTGACCGGCTACGGGAAATCCTATCTGGATAACGCCAACGAATCCGAGCTGCATGCCTATGAACTGGTCAACGTCAAGATTGGCTACGAGTGGGAACATGTTGACTTCTATATCTATGGCAAAAATATCTTGGATAAAGAGTATTACCAAGTGCTGGCTACACAGGGCTCAACGGTCAGTTTCTCTGACCCGAGAGAAGTTGGCGCTCGTTTAACCTATCGATTCTAA
- a CDS encoding zeta toxin family protein, with protein sequence MPEKKQLWLLAGANGAGKSTFYKHYLSGYGIKFVNADLIAAEIDPDNPEKVSYEAANAAARIRETMLDQGASFCFETVFSHPSKLEFIKLAKNKNYDVVLVYIHLIDPGLNEARVHQRTMEGGHNVPAEKIHSRIPRAMMNIRLALGIVDQAWILDNSSENDRFRQVAVMKNGRYEFKIEPLPEWLNDILPF encoded by the coding sequence ATGCCTGAAAAAAAACAGCTGTGGCTTTTAGCCGGGGCAAACGGGGCCGGTAAATCAACCTTTTACAAACATTATCTTTCAGGGTACGGCATTAAATTTGTGAATGCCGATTTAATTGCCGCGGAAATAGATCCTGACAATCCGGAAAAAGTCAGTTATGAGGCAGCAAATGCTGCGGCGCGTATCCGTGAAACTATGCTGGATCAAGGTGCTTCATTTTGCTTTGAAACCGTATTTTCCCATCCTTCCAAACTTGAATTTATTAAACTGGCAAAAAATAAAAATTATGATGTTGTTCTGGTGTATATTCACCTGATTGATCCAGGTTTGAATGAAGCCCGGGTTCATCAAAGGACCATGGAAGGCGGCCATAACGTGCCCGCCGAAAAAATTCACTCCAGAATCCCGCGAGCCATGATGAACATCCGCCTGGCCTTGGGGATCGTAGACCAGGCATGGATTCTGGACAACTCATCAGAAAATGATCGTTTCAGGCAGGTTGCCGTTATGAAAAACGGACGATATGAATTCAAAATTGAACCTCTGCCGGAATGGTTAAATGACATTTTACCGTTTTAG
- a CDS encoding IS66 family insertion sequence element accessory protein TnpB gives MPRSRKATNEKLSRYWKSNIERWATSGLTQTEYCRRNDLSKDRFTYWKRKFKRQNLPVEFIQLPIPANIHTTGLKLNLGQGVQIEIPDGFTSETLERVLATLRSIS, from the coding sequence ATGCCAAGATCAAGAAAAGCAACAAATGAAAAACTTAGCAGATACTGGAAATCAAACATCGAACGTTGGGCGACATCAGGGCTGACCCAGACAGAATATTGCAGACGCAATGACCTGTCCAAAGACAGGTTCACATATTGGAAAAGAAAATTTAAAAGACAAAACCTTCCTGTAGAATTTATCCAGTTGCCGATACCCGCCAATATTCATACGACCGGGTTGAAGTTGAACCTTGGCCAGGGTGTACAAATAGAAATCCCGGACGGTTTCACCAGCGAGACGCTTGAAAGGGTTCTTGCAACCTTGAGATCCATCTCATGA
- the tnpB gene encoding IS66 family insertion sequence element accessory protein TnpB (TnpB, as the term is used for proteins encoded by IS66 family insertion elements, is considered an accessory protein, since TnpC, encoded by a neighboring gene, is a DDE family transposase.): MMNFSPDTKVYLAVGTTDMRKAINGLSVIVSERMQLDIFSGSLFVFCNRAQTILKILYWDKNGFCLWQKRLEKDRFKWPNSPKDVMNITSRELTWLVDGLNINQAHKPLKYSMIF, translated from the coding sequence ATGATGAACTTTTCACCAGACACAAAAGTCTATCTGGCTGTGGGTACTACTGACATGCGCAAAGCGATTAACGGCCTTTCCGTTATCGTAAGCGAACGAATGCAGTTGGATATATTTTCAGGATCCCTGTTTGTGTTCTGCAACCGGGCACAAACCATTTTAAAAATTTTATACTGGGATAAAAACGGTTTTTGCCTGTGGCAAAAGCGCCTTGAAAAAGACCGGTTCAAATGGCCGAATTCACCAAAAGATGTCATGAATATTACAAGCCGGGAACTGACCTGGCTGGTCGATGGACTGAATATAAATCAGGCTCATAAACCCCTAAAATACTCTATGATTTTTTAG
- a CDS encoding IS66 family transposase: protein MTRDTLKDAESLDEVKEIALNLFDENIILQEQIKSLQDRLFGRKSEKTPKDGEQMSLFDMPEPDLPILNEDDTVTITEHSRKKRGRKPLPADLPRVDVVHKLSENDRKCDCGCLKDKIGEEVSEQLDYIPAKVRVIRNIRYKYACKNCEGVEDEGPTVSIARMPDQIIPKSIATPGLLAHILTAKFADALPFYRQEKQFARIGIELARSTMCKWGMKVADACEIIIGMMKDDILANPMIGIDETPLQVLKGPRKSKSYMWIFRGGPPDKPIILFEYHPTRSGDVVSTFLNGFKGIVQTDGYAGYDFLDTKKDIVHVGCWVHARRKFKEVTKALGNKANSSGNAGSALLYISKLYKIEKEAREQGFSAKQLYNKRQSQAIPILTEFKKWLDERVNKVPPKSLLGKAINYTIGQWPRLVQYTTEGFIRPDNNLVENAIRPFVIGRKNWLFSDTVQGAKASAAIYSLIETAKSNGLEPYWYLKYLFQYLPEAMTNDDFQALLPYNVKKEKISESVPC from the coding sequence ATGACAAGAGACACTCTCAAAGATGCTGAAAGCCTGGATGAAGTCAAAGAAATCGCTCTGAATTTGTTTGATGAAAACATAATTCTTCAAGAGCAGATTAAATCCCTCCAGGACAGGCTTTTTGGTCGCAAATCAGAAAAAACGCCCAAAGATGGCGAGCAAATGTCTCTTTTTGATATGCCGGAACCTGATCTTCCGATTCTGAATGAAGATGATACCGTCACCATTACAGAGCATTCCCGCAAAAAACGCGGCCGCAAACCACTGCCGGCAGATCTTCCCCGTGTCGATGTTGTTCATAAACTCAGTGAGAATGACAGAAAATGCGATTGCGGCTGCTTGAAAGATAAGATCGGTGAAGAAGTCTCTGAGCAGCTTGATTATATCCCAGCCAAGGTTCGGGTGATTCGAAATATCCGGTATAAATACGCCTGTAAAAATTGCGAGGGGGTTGAAGATGAAGGCCCCACCGTATCTATTGCCAGGATGCCGGATCAGATTATTCCCAAAAGTATTGCCACTCCGGGACTGCTTGCCCATATCCTGACCGCCAAATTTGCAGATGCACTGCCATTTTATCGCCAGGAAAAGCAGTTTGCCAGAATCGGCATTGAGCTTGCCAGATCAACCATGTGTAAATGGGGCATGAAGGTGGCAGATGCCTGTGAAATTATCATCGGCATGATGAAGGACGACATCCTGGCCAACCCCATGATTGGTATTGATGAAACTCCTCTCCAAGTTTTAAAGGGACCACGGAAATCCAAATCTTATATGTGGATTTTCAGGGGTGGACCACCAGACAAGCCGATTATCCTGTTCGAATATCACCCGACAAGGTCTGGGGATGTGGTTTCAACATTTTTGAACGGTTTTAAGGGCATCGTCCAGACGGACGGATATGCTGGGTATGATTTCCTGGATACCAAAAAAGATATTGTTCATGTTGGGTGCTGGGTTCATGCTCGTCGGAAGTTTAAAGAGGTAACCAAAGCGCTTGGCAACAAGGCAAATTCTTCCGGAAATGCCGGTTCGGCATTGTTGTATATCAGCAAGCTTTATAAAATTGAAAAAGAAGCACGGGAACAAGGGTTTTCTGCGAAACAATTGTACAATAAGAGACAATCCCAGGCGATTCCAATTCTTACCGAGTTTAAGAAGTGGCTTGATGAAAGAGTAAACAAGGTTCCTCCCAAAAGCCTGCTTGGCAAGGCGATCAATTATACCATCGGCCAATGGCCCCGATTGGTCCAATACACAACTGAAGGGTTCATTCGACCGGACAACAATTTGGTTGAAAATGCCATCCGGCCTTTTGTCATCGGTCGTAAAAACTGGCTGTTTTCTGATACGGTTCAAGGTGCAAAGGCGAGTGCGGCAATTTACAGTTTGATAGAGACTGCAAAATCCAATGGACTGGAACCGTACTGGTATCTCAAGTACCTGTTTCAGTATCTGCCTGAGGCAATGACAAATGATGATTTTCAAGCGTTGCTCCCCTATAATGTGAAAAAAGAAAAAATTTCTGAATCTGTCCCTTGCTGA
- a CDS encoding DUF4143 domain-containing protein: MFPRIHDKQLSAGKWIENYIDTYVERDIRSLVNVANLKIFESFLKICAAMSGSLVNYAAISNAVGISQPTAKKWLSLLETSGIMFVLQPYYNNFKNRNFISGGIRPATKLT; encoded by the coding sequence ATGTTTCCCAGGATTCACGATAAGCAATTATCTGCGGGAAAATGGATTGAAAATTATATCGACACCTATGTGGAAAGAGATATTCGAAGTCTGGTGAATGTTGCCAACCTGAAGATCTTTGAAAGCTTTTTGAAAATTTGTGCCGCCATGTCCGGGTCGCTTGTCAATTATGCCGCCATCTCGAACGCTGTCGGGATTTCCCAGCCAACGGCAAAAAAATGGCTCTCTTTACTGGAAACCAGCGGTATTATGTTTGTTTTGCAGCCTTATTATAACAATTTTAAAAACCGGAACTTTATTTCTGGCGGGATCAGACCGGCAACGAAATTGACCTGA
- a CDS encoding sigma 54-interacting transcriptional regulator → MVADAIHLHGARKQGPFIRLNCAALNPAVLESEMFGHVKGAFTGAHSNRIGRFEAVHQGSFFLDEIGDMPMPLQTKLLRVLESGQFERVGDIAPVRVDVRIITATNKNLEVLIENNEFRQDLFYRINVLPIYLPPLRQRSEDIPLLVNTFIRQCNQSTGKTSKCQPCHGVEPDEKIPDRFTKNVGIQVIYFIKPHSTQRKNS, encoded by the coding sequence TTGGTTGCCGATGCCATTCACCTGCACGGTGCCAGAAAACAGGGGCCGTTTATCCGGCTCAATTGCGCAGCCTTAAACCCGGCGGTCCTGGAAAGCGAGATGTTCGGTCATGTTAAAGGGGCATTTACCGGTGCCCACAGCAACCGTATTGGCCGATTTGAGGCGGTACACCAGGGCAGTTTCTTTTTGGACGAAATCGGAGATATGCCCATGCCGCTGCAAACCAAACTGTTGCGGGTGCTTGAATCCGGGCAGTTTGAACGTGTGGGAGATATAGCCCCTGTCCGGGTGGATGTCAGAATTATCACAGCCACCAATAAAAATCTTGAAGTTCTAATTGAAAACAATGAATTCCGGCAGGATCTATTTTATAGAATCAACGTTCTTCCCATTTACCTGCCGCCTCTCAGGCAACGGAGCGAAGACATTCCTTTGCTTGTAAATACCTTTATCCGTCAGTGCAATCAAAGTACCGGCAAAACGTCTAAATGTCAACCGTGTCACGGTGTGGAACCGGATGAAAAAATACCGGATCGATTTACAAAAAACGTTGGCATACAAGTGATTTATTTTATCAAGCCACATTCAACACAACGGAAAAACAGCTGA
- a CDS encoding TOBE domain-containing protein: protein MNQKKTAESPLPHPSQGGMDQGRMVSIPKIDHCLDSIQLDRLEQAFRAWAKQSPRTDIQLSRRRILVIFLLIRYTGAKLNEILAVDPLKRIDFNRQLVDLGNGDSETRSEPRTVRISTTLASELEQMFNDPPFRGFLEKQFNVDPGFVRRKFYERAQALGFPKKLGGPEMIRKARAVELMQRNMPMPAVQTMLGHSNMNLTSAYVSFSKDDIAQVTKLFIEREASRKTSARNSFFGKIQALQKGDIQTRVLLTTAGGDTIESVITNSSVERLSLKESRLIMAEVKAPLVILYSGEKEPECTAENRFSGVVEQINVGLINTEYIVRIKDGTSLCALVSTHGAQWLGLGVGDPVWAAFSCFSVVLNVA from the coding sequence ATGAATCAAAAAAAAACTGCTGAGTCCCCGTTACCGCACCCCTCCCAGGGTGGCATGGACCAAGGACGCATGGTTTCAATTCCGAAAATAGATCATTGCCTGGATTCGATCCAGCTTGACCGTCTGGAACAGGCATTCAGAGCATGGGCAAAGCAATCTCCCCGGACAGATATTCAATTGTCCCGCCGCCGTATCCTGGTCATTTTTTTGTTGATCCGGTACACTGGTGCAAAGTTGAATGAAATTTTGGCCGTTGATCCGCTTAAACGTATTGATTTCAACCGGCAGTTGGTGGATTTGGGAAATGGAGATTCCGAGACCCGGTCAGAACCGAGGACCGTCAGGATCTCCACTACTCTTGCCTCTGAACTTGAACAGATGTTTAATGATCCGCCATTCAGGGGTTTTCTGGAAAAGCAATTCAATGTTGATCCCGGGTTTGTCCGACGCAAGTTTTACGAGCGGGCCCAGGCGTTAGGTTTTCCCAAGAAGCTTGGCGGCCCGGAAATGATCAGGAAGGCGAGGGCTGTGGAGTTAATGCAGCGCAATATGCCCATGCCGGCCGTACAGACCATGCTGGGCCATTCAAACATGAATCTGACCAGTGCCTATGTCTCTTTTTCCAAAGATGACATTGCGCAGGTCACAAAACTCTTTATTGAAAGGGAAGCGTCACGTAAAACCAGTGCCAGAAATTCATTTTTCGGCAAAATCCAGGCGCTTCAAAAAGGAGACATCCAGACCCGGGTATTACTGACAACCGCCGGAGGCGACACCATTGAGTCCGTGATCACCAACAGCAGCGTGGAACGGCTTTCATTAAAAGAATCAAGATTGATTATGGCAGAGGTCAAAGCCCCCCTGGTGATCTTGTACAGTGGAGAAAAAGAGCCGGAATGCACTGCCGAAAATCGATTCTCCGGCGTGGTCGAGCAGATCAATGTCGGCCTGATCAATACGGAATATATCGTGCGCATCAAAGACGGAACCTCATTATGCGCCCTGGTATCAACACATGGTGCCCAATGGCTGGGTCTTGGTGTGGGTGATCCGGTCTGGGCCGCGTTCAGCTGTTTTTCCGTTGTGTTGAATGTGGCTTGA